A single region of the Triticum dicoccoides isolate Atlit2015 ecotype Zavitan chromosome 2B, WEW_v2.0, whole genome shotgun sequence genome encodes:
- the LOC119367035 gene encoding cytochrome P450 71D11-like, whose product MIGKLPHHKLCDLAQRHGPLMLLRLGGLPLVVASSAEAAHEVMRMHDIVFATRPISRTMKLIFVDGSEGLIFAPYGSAWRQLRKICTIELLSARRVQSFRGIREQEVQHLLQAVASTPSLLAVNLGTLLSSYVNDSTVRAMIGSRFKDRETFLRLMEEGIELFSRPGLPDLYPSSRLAMLVSRMPRRMKRQSQAMMAFMETIIQEHRVPRAACDKEEDLVDVLLRIQNQDDHLEFALSTNNIKAVMADMFIAGSETSATMLEWSMAELMKNPRVMQKVQEEVRRVLKGQATVTEESLRSLNYLHLVIKETLRLHPPVPLLLPRECRAPCQILGYDLPVGATVLVNVWAISRDSIHWERPEEFMPERFEVNNIDFKGADFEYTPFGAGRRMCPGMTFGLANMELALASLLYHFDWELPHGIAPADLNMKEALRAASKRKDGLLVVPVVSVPI is encoded by the exons ATGATTGGCAAACTCCCGCACCACAAGTTGTGTGATCTTGCCCAGCGCCACGGCCCACTGATGCTGCTCCGGCTCGGCGGCCTGCCCCTCGTGGTGGCATCGTCGGCGGAGGCGGCCCATGAGGTCATGAGGATGCACGACATCGTCTTCGCCACACGCCCCATCAGCAGGACTATGAAGCTGATCTTTGTTGACGGCTCGGAGGGCCTCATCTTCGCCCCCTATGGCAGCGCTTGGAGGCAGCTCCGCAAGATTTGCACCATCGAGCTGCTCAGCGCACGCCGCGTCCAGTCCTTCAGAGGCATCCGCGAGCAGGAGGTCCAGCACCTCCTTCAGGCGGTGGCATCGACGCCATCGCTGTTGGCCGTGAACCTCGGCACACTATTGTCATCGTATGTGAATGACTCCACGGTACGTGCCATGATAGGAAGTCGGTTCAAGGACCGGGAGACGTTCCTCCGGTTAATGGAGGAAGGTATCGAGCTATTCTCGAGGCCGGGCTTGCCGGACCTCTACCCATCATCCCGGTTAGCGATGCTCGTTAGCCGGATGCCGCGCCGGATGAAGCGGCAGAGTCAGGCAATGATggctttcatggaaaccatcatcCAGGAGCATCGAGTGCCCAGAGCCGCATGTGACAAGGAGGAGGACTTGGTTGACGTCCTCTTGAGAATCCAGAACCAAGATGACCACTTGGAGTTCGCGCTCTCCACAAACAACATCAAAGCAGTGATGGCG GATATGTTCATTGCAGGTAGTGAGACATCAGCAACGATGTTGGAATGGTCCATGGCCGAGCTCATGAAGAACCCTAGGGTGATGCAAAAGGTGCAGGAAGAAGTCCGGCGAGTGCTCAAGGGACAAGCAACAGTAACAGAGGAGAGCTTGAGAAGTTTAAATTACCTGCACCTTGTCATCAAAGAGACTCTTCGGCTGCACCCACCGGTGCCACTCCTGCTACCAAGGGAGTGCCGCGCACCATGCCAAATACTAGGATATGACCTGCCAGTGGGGGCTACGGTGCTTGTGAATGTCTGGGCCATCAGCAGAGATTCGATACATTGGGAAAGGCCAGAGGAGTTCATGCCGGAGAGGTTTGAGGTCAACAATATTGACTTCAAGGGGGCAGACTTTGAGTACACGCCATTTGGAGCAGGACGGAGGATGTGCCCTGGGATGACCTTTGGGCTGGCAAACATGGAACTTGCGCTTGCTAGCCTTCTATACCACTTTGACTGGGAGTTGCCGCACGGGATCGCCCCGGCGGACCTTAATATGAAAGAGGCCCTGAGAGCCGCCTCGAAGCGGAAAGACGGTCTTCTGGTTGTCCCGGTTGTTAGCGTACCAATATGA
- the LOC119367034 gene encoding probable cystathionine gamma-synthase 2, producing MARSSSPLVNKGSPTEQRRLLRARRSSKRITALSPSSAACSTLPTTEQQDDAGVVAAATAPKQDTTLSDETLAVHAGEKMGKNGAMDTDSIATPIVSGTTHWFKSSHDLIAFKEGRRHSFEYGRYGNPTVKVLEDKISTLERAESTLVTSSGMNAIVATLLALVPPGAGHVVTTTECYSEARAFIRDKLSKMGIKVTFVELNDMETLKAVVDQAEVTLFYTDCPTNPHLKCIDIKLVAELCHRKRALVCVDSTLASPINQKPLTVGADIVVHSATKYIAGHHDVIAGCISGSDALISRIRAWHRDLGGAISPDAAYMIIHGLKTMALRVETQNHTALRMARLLENHPKMERVYYPGLISSPWHHIAKSQMTGCGGVISFEVASDLHGVMRFVDALEIPFIATSLGGCESLVQQPAVMSFWGESDEEKAKNGIKDNLVRFSFGVEKFEDLRDDILQALEKI from the exons ATGGCGCGGTCGTCATCTCCTCTCGTCAACAAGGGTTCGCCCACCGAGCAGCGCCGCCTGCTCCGCGCTCGCCGTTCTTCAAAGCGCATCACCGCTTTGAGCCCGAGCAGCGCCGCCTGCTCCACCCTCCCTACCACCGAGCAGCAGGATGACGCCGGTGTCGTTGCTGCCGCCACGGCTCCGAAGCAAGATACTACTCTCTCAGACGAGACCCTGGCGGTTCACGCCGGGGAGAAGATGGGGAAGAACGGCGCCATGGACACAGACTCGATCGCGACACCTATCGTGAGCGGCACGACGCACTGGTTCAAGAGCTCGCACGACCTCATCGCGTTCAAGGAAGGCCGGCGCCACAGCTTTGAGTACGGCCGCTACGGCAACCCCACTGTGAAGGTCCTGGAGGACAAGATCAGCACGCTGGAGAGGGCCGAGTCGACGCTTGTCACGTCCTCGGGCATGAACGCCATCGTCGCTACGCTGCTCGCGCTCGTGCCACCCGGCGCCGGCCACGTGGTGACCACCACCGAGTGCTACAGCGAGGCGCGTGCCTTCATCCGCGACAAGCTCTCCAAGATGGGCATCAAGGTGACATTCGTCGAGCTGAATGACATGGAGACACTCAAGGCTGTTGTTGACCAGGCCGAA GTGACACTCTTCTACACTGACTGTCCGACGAACCCCCACCTCAAGTGCATCGACATTAAGCTCGTCGCGGAGCTGTGTCACCGCAAAAGGGCGCTGGTGTGCGTCGATAGCACCCTCGCCTCGCCCATCAATCAGAAGCCACTCACCGTCGGGGCCGATATCGTCGTGCACTCTGCCACAAAGTACATTGCCGGCCATCACGAC GTCATTGCAGGATGCATCAGCGGCTCGGATGCGCTCATCTCTAGGATACGTGCATGGCATCGCGATCTCGGCGGAGCCATTAGTCCG GACGCAGCCTACATGATCATACACGGCCTCAAGACGATGGCGCTTCGCGTGGAAACACAAAACCATACTGCATTGCGCATGGCGCGCTTGCTCGAGAACCATCCCAAGATGGAGCGGGTGTACTACCCTGGACTCATCAGCAGCCCATGGCACCACATCGCCAAGAGCCAGATGACCGGTTGCGGTGGCGTCATCAGCTTTGAGGTGGCATCAGACCTGCACGGCGTGATGAGGTTCGTCGACGCATTGGAGATACCCTTCATTGCAACCTCACTTGGCGGGTGTGAGAGCCTCGTGCAACAGCCGGCGGTCATGTCCTTCTG GGGGGAGAGTGATGAGGAGAAGGCCAAGAATGGGATCAAGGACAACTTGGTGAGGTTTAGCTTCGGGGTTGAGAAGTTTGAGGATCTCAGGGATGACATTCTCCAAGCCCTGGAGAAAATTTAG